A single genomic interval of Halobacillus halophilus DSM 2266 harbors:
- the jag gene encoding RNA-binding cell elongation regulator Jag/EloR, whose translation MKQITATGTTVDEAVQSALEQLQTSKDQVQVDVIDEGKKGFLGFGSKPAIVKVSIQKNPVQDAELFIIEVAKQMGAPVQVKTEVKDRDIAMQLEGDKIAMLIGKRGQTLNSLQYLTQLAVNRESDQFYNVMLDAEGYRARRKETLENLAKRLAEKAISSGKEVKLEPMPSYERKIIHSALQNHKKVVTDSDGNDPRRHVVIRPS comes from the coding sequence GTGAAGCAAATAACTGCTACTGGCACCACAGTTGATGAAGCGGTCCAATCAGCACTTGAACAATTACAAACATCGAAGGACCAGGTTCAAGTAGATGTCATTGATGAAGGTAAAAAAGGATTTCTTGGTTTTGGTTCAAAACCGGCAATCGTAAAAGTATCTATTCAAAAGAATCCAGTGCAGGATGCCGAATTATTCATCATAGAAGTAGCAAAACAAATGGGTGCTCCTGTACAAGTAAAAACAGAAGTAAAAGACCGTGATATTGCCATGCAGCTCGAGGGTGACAAAATCGCCATGCTCATTGGAAAACGCGGTCAAACCTTAAATTCACTGCAATATTTAACTCAACTCGCCGTTAATCGGGAATCTGATCAGTTTTATAACGTTATGCTGGATGCAGAAGGTTATCGGGCAAGACGAAAGGAAACGCTTGAAAACTTGGCTAAGCGATTAGCGGAAAAAGCGATTTCCTCTGGTAAAGAGGTCAAGCTCGAGCCTATGCCTTCCTATGAACGGAAGATTATTCATTCGGCTCTTCAAAACCATAAAAAAGTCGTAACTGATTCCGATGGAAATGATCCACGTAGACATGTGGTCATACGTCCTTCTTAA
- the spoIIIJ gene encoding YidC family membrane integrase SpoIIIJ: MRNKIIALLAMAGVLTFLSGCTQVNQDITEDSTGFWNEYIVFPLSKTLLYFADLTNGSFGLAIVIVTIIIRVLLLPLNVKQLKSSKAMQEIQPELKELREKYSSKDAQTQQKLQQETMQLFQKNGVNPLAGCLPIIVQMPILIGFYHAIMRTSEIQTHSFLWMELGQSDPFLAILTAATTFLQQKLMMAGGAAAQNPQMQMMIYIMPLMIGTFAFFFPSALAIYWIVGNIVMILQTIFIRKPMMKDATGGAGE, translated from the coding sequence TTGCGTAACAAAATAATAGCATTGCTTGCCATGGCAGGTGTGCTTACGTTCTTATCCGGGTGTACCCAGGTCAATCAGGATATCACCGAGGATAGTACAGGATTTTGGAATGAATATATTGTTTTTCCATTATCTAAGACGCTCTTGTATTTCGCAGATCTGACAAACGGAAGTTTTGGATTGGCGATTGTAATCGTAACCATTATTATCCGAGTATTGTTACTGCCGTTAAACGTTAAACAGTTAAAAAGTTCAAAAGCTATGCAGGAAATTCAGCCGGAACTTAAAGAATTACGAGAAAAATATTCTTCTAAAGATGCACAGACCCAGCAAAAACTTCAGCAGGAAACGATGCAGCTTTTCCAGAAAAATGGAGTTAATCCATTAGCGGGCTGTCTGCCTATTATTGTGCAAATGCCGATATTGATTGGTTTCTACCATGCTATTATGAGAACATCTGAGATTCAAACTCACAGTTTTCTATGGATGGAATTAGGACAATCCGATCCATTCCTTGCGATTCTTACAGCAGCTACCACATTCCTACAGCAGAAGCTGATGATGGCGGGAGGAGCAGCAGCTCAAAACCCGCAAATGCAGATGATGATTTACATCATGCCGCTAATGATCGGTACATTTGCATTCTTCTTCCCATCAGCCCTTGCGATCTATTGGATTGTAGGTAACATCGTTATGATTCTTCAGACCATTTTTATTCGTAAGCCAATGATGAAAGATGCGACGGGAGGAGCAGGTGAGTGA